In the genome of Gloeotrichia echinulata CP02, one region contains:
- the nadA gene encoding quinolinate synthase NadA, with protein MFKTALAQRDKTQPGVLPLDLFAAIESLKKELNAVILAHYYQESDIQDIADFIGDSLQLAKAAAKTNADVIVFAGVHFMAETAKILNPDKLVLLPDLNAGCSLADSCPAEAFAAFKAAHPNHLVVSYINCSAEIKAISDIICTSSNAVKIVQQIPQEQPIIFAPDRNLGRYVMEQTGRDLVLWDGSCVVHETFSEKKIVQLKITHPQAEAIAHPECETSVLRHASYIGSTAALLKYCQESPTKEFIVATEPGIIHQMQKLAPHKHFIPAPPTNNCNCNECPFMRLNTLEKLYLAMKNRTPEITMSEEIRLASLRPMQRMLEMSV; from the coding sequence GTGTTTAAGACTGCACTTGCTCAAAGAGACAAAACCCAACCGGGTGTACTACCACTAGATTTATTTGCCGCTATTGAGAGTCTCAAAAAGGAACTCAATGCGGTTATCCTGGCGCATTACTATCAAGAGTCAGATATTCAGGACATTGCAGATTTTATTGGGGATTCATTACAACTAGCAAAAGCAGCAGCCAAGACAAATGCAGATGTCATCGTCTTTGCTGGTGTTCACTTTATGGCAGAAACAGCCAAGATACTCAATCCAGATAAATTGGTGCTGTTACCAGATTTGAATGCTGGTTGTTCTTTAGCAGACAGTTGTCCAGCAGAGGCGTTTGCAGCTTTTAAAGCGGCACATCCTAATCATTTGGTGGTTTCTTACATCAATTGTTCTGCTGAGATTAAGGCGATAAGTGATATTATCTGCACTAGTTCCAACGCTGTCAAGATTGTGCAGCAAATACCCCAAGAACAGCCGATTATTTTTGCCCCAGATCGGAATTTGGGTCGGTACGTCATGGAACAAACAGGGCGAGATTTAGTCCTGTGGGATGGTAGCTGTGTTGTGCATGAAACCTTTTCGGAAAAGAAAATAGTCCAGTTAAAAATTACACATCCCCAAGCGGAGGCGATCGCTCACCCGGAATGTGAAACTTCAGTATTGCGCCACGCCAGTTACATTGGTTCTACAGCAGCGTTACTCAAATATTGTCAAGAAAGTCCAACAAAAGAATTTATCGTGGCTACGGAGCCTGGGATCATTCACCAGATGCAAAAATTAGCACCTCACAAGCATTTTATTCCCGCACCACCGACGAATAACTGCAATTGCAACGAGTGTCCATTTATGCGGTTAAATACTTTGGAGAAGCTGTATTTGGCAATGAAAAATCGCACTCCAGAAATTACTATGTCTGAAGAGATCCGATTAGCATCTCTGCGTCCAATGCAACGGATGTTGGAGATGAGTGTTTAG
- the metH gene encoding methionine synthase, producing the protein MTHPFLERLHGLERPVIVFDGAMGTNLQTQNLTADDFGGPQYEGCNEYLVHTKPEAVAKVHRDFLAAGADVIETDTFGATSIVLAEYDLADQAYYLSKKAAELAKGVAAEFSTPDKPRFVAGSIGPTTKLPTLGHIDFDTLKTAFAEQAEALWDGGVDIFLVETCQDVLQIKAALNGIEEVFAKKGDRRPLMVSVTMESMGTMLVGSEISAVLTILEPYPIDILGLNCATGPDLMKPHIKYLSSHSPFIVSCIPNAGLPENVGGQAHYRLTPLELRMSLMHFVEDLGVQVIGGCCGTRPEHIQQLAEIAKDLKPKVRQPNLEPAAASIYTTQNYTQDNSFLIVGERLNASGSKKCRELLNAEDWNGLVSMAREQVKEGAHILDVNVDYVGRDGVRDMHELVSRIVNNVTLPLMLDSTEWEKMEAGLKVAGGKCLLNSTNYEDGEPRFLKVLELAKKYGAGVIIGTIDEDGMARTAEKKFQIAQRAYRQAVEYGIAPTEIFFDTLALPISTGIEEDRENAKATIESIRRIRQELPGCHVMLGVSNISFGLNPAARIVLNSMFLHEAMNVGMDAAIVSASKILPLAKIEERHQQICRDLIYDQRRFEGNVCVYDPLGELTTVFAGVKAKRNTGIDENLPIEERLKRHIIDGERIGLETQLTKALEQYPPLEIINTFLLDGMKVVGELFGSGQMQLPFVLQSAETMKAAVAYLEPFMEKSESGNNAKGTFIIATVKGDVHDIGKNLVDIILSNNGYKVINLGIKQPVENIIEAYLQHKADCIAMSGLLVKSTAFMKENLEVFNEKGITVPVILGGAALTPKFVHQDCQNTYKGKVIYGKDAFSDLHFMDKLMPAKAAANWDDFQGFLDDLSTDELANTNPQSPVPSPQSPVLSTESRVAIDTRRSEAVALDIPRPTPHFWGTQLLQSADIPIEEVFWYLDLQALIAGQWQFRKPKEQSKEEYQAFLDETVYPILELWKHRIIEENLLHPQVIYGYFPCQAEGNILYVYETNSTGAEVRTSFEFPRQKSLRRLCIADFFASKESGIIDVFPMQAVTVGEVATEFAQKLFADNQYTDYLYFHGMAVQVAEALAEWTHARIRRELGLGAEEPDNIRDILAQRYRGSRYSFGYPACPNIQDQYKQLELLGTDRIKLYMDESEQLYPEQSTTAIITYHPVAKYFSA; encoded by the coding sequence ATGACCCATCCTTTCCTTGAACGCCTACATGGTCTAGAACGCCCGGTTATCGTCTTCGACGGTGCGATGGGAACTAACTTGCAAACGCAAAACCTTACCGCTGATGACTTTGGCGGACCGCAGTATGAAGGTTGTAACGAATATTTAGTCCACACCAAACCCGAAGCTGTCGCTAAGGTTCACCGTGATTTTCTCGCTGCTGGTGCGGATGTCATTGAAACGGATACCTTTGGTGCTACGTCGATTGTCCTGGCAGAATATGATTTAGCAGACCAAGCATACTACTTGAGTAAGAAAGCAGCAGAATTAGCCAAGGGTGTCGCTGCTGAATTCTCGACGCCGGATAAACCCCGGTTTGTGGCTGGTTCCATTGGACCGACAACCAAACTCCCCACCTTGGGACATATCGACTTTGACACCCTGAAAACAGCTTTTGCTGAACAAGCAGAAGCGCTGTGGGATGGTGGGGTTGATATATTTTTGGTGGAAACATGCCAAGATGTGCTGCAAATTAAAGCAGCGCTGAATGGAATTGAGGAAGTGTTTGCCAAAAAAGGCGATCGCCGTCCGTTAATGGTTTCTGTGACAATGGAAAGCATGGGGACAATGTTGGTAGGTTCGGAAATCAGCGCGGTGCTGACAATTTTGGAGCCTTACCCCATTGATATTCTCGGTCTGAACTGTGCCACAGGCCCAGATTTGATGAAACCACATATTAAATATCTGTCGTCCCATTCGCCTTTCATCGTCTCCTGTATTCCCAATGCGGGTTTACCTGAGAATGTCGGCGGTCAAGCACACTACCGCCTGACCCCGCTGGAATTACGGATGTCGCTGATGCATTTTGTTGAAGATTTGGGTGTCCAAGTGATTGGGGGTTGCTGTGGGACACGTCCAGAACACATTCAACAATTGGCAGAAATCGCCAAAGACTTAAAGCCAAAGGTGCGACAACCGAATTTAGAACCAGCCGCAGCTTCAATTTACACGACGCAAAATTATACTCAAGACAATTCCTTCTTGATTGTCGGCGAACGTCTCAACGCCAGTGGTTCCAAAAAATGCCGCGAGTTGCTGAATGCGGAAGATTGGAATGGACTGGTGTCAATGGCGCGGGAACAAGTGAAGGAAGGCGCCCATATCCTCGATGTCAATGTCGATTATGTGGGACGTGATGGTGTCCGGGATATGCACGAATTAGTTTCGCGCATCGTCAATAATGTTACACTCCCCTTAATGCTCGACTCCACAGAATGGGAAAAAATGGAGGCGGGTTTAAAAGTTGCCGGTGGTAAGTGTTTGCTGAATTCCACCAACTATGAAGATGGGGAACCCCGTTTCTTGAAGGTGTTGGAATTAGCGAAAAAATACGGCGCTGGTGTCATCATTGGTACAATCGATGAAGATGGCATGGCGCGAACCGCCGAGAAAAAGTTTCAAATTGCCCAACGTGCCTATCGCCAAGCTGTAGAATACGGTATTGCGCCTACAGAAATATTTTTTGATACTCTGGCGTTACCAATTTCCACCGGGATTGAGGAAGACCGAGAAAACGCCAAAGCCACCATTGAATCTATCCGCAGAATTCGTCAGGAATTACCAGGCTGTCACGTTATGCTGGGTGTTTCCAATATTTCCTTCGGTTTAAACCCAGCGGCGCGAATCGTGCTAAATTCGATGTTTTTGCACGAGGCGATGAATGTGGGAATGGATGCAGCCATTGTTAGCGCTAGCAAGATTTTACCACTAGCCAAGATTGAGGAACGCCATCAACAAATCTGTCGCGACTTGATTTATGATCAACGGCGATTTGAGGGGAATGTCTGCGTTTATGACCCCTTGGGAGAACTGACCACCGTGTTTGCTGGGGTGAAAGCCAAACGCAACACCGGTATTGATGAAAATCTCCCCATCGAAGAACGCCTGAAGCGTCATATCATCGACGGTGAACGCATCGGTTTAGAAACGCAGTTGACTAAAGCTTTAGAACAATATCCGCCTTTGGAGATTATCAACACATTCCTGTTAGATGGGATGAAAGTTGTGGGTGAGTTGTTCGGTTCCGGTCAAATGCAGCTACCTTTCGTTTTACAATCAGCCGAAACCATGAAGGCAGCGGTTGCTTATTTAGAACCGTTCATGGAAAAATCAGAATCGGGTAATAATGCCAAGGGTACTTTTATTATTGCCACGGTGAAAGGTGATGTCCACGATATTGGGAAAAATTTGGTGGATATCATTTTATCTAATAATGGCTACAAGGTGATTAATCTGGGCATTAAGCAGCCGGTGGAAAATATCATTGAGGCGTACCTACAGCACAAAGCTGATTGTATTGCGATGAGTGGTTTGCTGGTGAAATCTACCGCTTTTATGAAGGAAAATTTGGAGGTATTTAACGAAAAGGGAATTACTGTCCCGGTGATTTTAGGTGGTGCGGCCTTGACTCCTAAATTTGTGCATCAGGATTGCCAAAATACTTACAAAGGTAAAGTTATTTATGGCAAAGATGCTTTCTCTGATTTGCATTTTATGGATAAATTAATGCCAGCTAAAGCTGCTGCAAATTGGGATGATTTTCAGGGATTTTTGGATGATTTGTCCACTGATGAATTAGCAAATACTAATCCCCAATCCCCAGTTCCCAGTCCCCAGTCCCCAGTTCTCAGTACCGAATCCCGAGTCGCCATAGATACGCGGCGTTCGGAAGCGGTGGCGTTAGATATTCCCCGTCCAACTCCGCATTTTTGGGGAACGCAGTTGTTGCAGTCTGCTGATATTCCTATTGAGGAGGTATTCTGGTATTTGGATTTGCAAGCTTTGATTGCTGGACAATGGCAATTCCGCAAGCCGAAGGAGCAATCTAAGGAAGAATATCAGGCTTTTTTGGATGAGACGGTGTATCCTATTTTGGAACTGTGGAAGCACCGAATTATTGAGGAGAATTTGTTGCATCCGCAGGTAATTTATGGGTATTTTCCTTGTCAGGCTGAGGGGAATATTTTGTATGTTTATGAGACCAACAGCACAGGCGCAGAAGTAAGAACAAGTTTTGAGTTTCCCAGACAGAAATCTTTGAGGCGGCTTTGTATTGCAGATTTTTTTGCAAGTAAGGAGTCGGGAATAATTGATGTGTTTCCGATGCAAGCGGTGACTGTGGGTGAGGTGGCGACGGAGTTTGCTCAGAAGTTGTTTGCGGATAATCAATACACTGATTATCTGTATTTTCATGGTATGGCGGTGCAGGTGGCTGAGGCTTTGGCTGAATGGACTCACGCGAGAATTCGCCGGGAGTTGGGCCTTGGGGCTGAGGAACCGGATAATATTCGCGATATTTTAGCACAGCGTTATCGTGGTTCGCGGTATAGTTTTGGCTATCCGGCTTGTCCGAATATTCAAGACCAGTATAAGCAACTGGAGTTGTTGGGGACTGATAGAATTAAGCTGTATATGGATGAAAGTGAGCAGCTTTATCCTGAACAGTCTACGACGGCGATTATTACTTATCACCCAGTAGCGAAGTACTTTAGCGCGTAA